A section of the Pseudomonas sp. FP453 genome encodes:
- the yghX gene encoding YghX family hydrolase has translation MTRLTAKDFAPELLELYDGYAHGKINRREFLDRAALFTFGGLTASALLAALSPNYALAEQVKFTDPDIVADYITYPSPKGNGTVRGYLVRPAKAAGKLPAVVVVHENRGLNPYIEDVARRLAKAGFIALAPDGLTSVGGYPGNDEKGVALQQTVDPTKLMNDFFAAIEWLMHHDSSTGKVGITGFCYGGGVTNAAAVAYPELGAAVSFYGRQPEAKDVPRIKAPIMLHFGELDTRINEGWPAYEAALKAAGTPYEAFIYKGANHGFHNDSTPRYDEAAANLAWERTLGWFRKYLA, from the coding sequence ATGACTCGTCTCACCGCGAAAGACTTTGCGCCCGAACTGCTGGAGCTCTATGACGGCTACGCCCACGGCAAGATCAACCGCCGAGAATTCCTTGACCGCGCCGCACTGTTTACTTTTGGCGGCCTGACCGCCTCGGCATTGCTGGCGGCCCTGAGCCCCAATTACGCGCTGGCCGAACAGGTGAAATTCACCGACCCGGATATCGTCGCCGACTACATCACCTATCCCTCGCCCAAGGGCAACGGCACCGTACGCGGCTACCTGGTGCGCCCGGCCAAGGCCGCAGGCAAATTGCCCGCCGTGGTGGTCGTCCACGAAAACCGTGGCCTCAACCCCTATATCGAAGACGTCGCCCGACGCCTGGCCAAAGCCGGCTTTATCGCCTTGGCGCCGGACGGCCTGACCTCGGTGGGCGGCTACCCCGGCAATGATGAAAAAGGCGTGGCCCTGCAACAGACCGTTGACCCGACCAAGCTGATGAACGACTTTTTCGCCGCCATCGAATGGCTGATGCACCACGACAGCAGCACCGGCAAGGTCGGCATCACCGGTTTCTGCTACGGCGGCGGCGTGACCAATGCGGCGGCGGTGGCCTACCCTGAATTGGGCGCGGCGGTGTCGTTCTATGGGCGCCAGCCCGAGGCCAAGGACGTGCCGCGCATCAAGGCGCCGATCATGCTGCATTTTGGCGAGCTGGATACGCGGATCAATGAAGGCTGGCCGGCGTATGAGGCGGCGTTGAAAGCTGCGGGTACTCCGTATGAGGCGTTTATCTACAAGGGCGCCAATCATGGTTTCCACAATGATTCGACGCCGCGCTATGACGAGGCGGCGGCGAACCTGGCGTGGGAGCGCACGCTGGGCTGGTTCCGCAAATATCTCGCTTAG
- a CDS encoding DUF6434 domain-containing protein, producing the protein MDFDWHSDTLTRATPVTPGYKNTQNVRRFMLEHCGPGFKFDRPFMAWIRNDIAKNLGDVVDEWQRRNPDPQELRV; encoded by the coding sequence ATGGATTTTGACTGGCACAGCGACACCCTCACCCGCGCCACACCCGTCACCCCTGGCTACAAAAACACCCAGAATGTGCGCCGCTTCATGCTGGAACACTGCGGCCCGGGGTTTAAATTCGATCGTCCTTTCATGGCTTGGATTCGCAACGATATCGCCAAGAACCTGGGCGATGTCGTGGATGAATGGCAGCGCCGCAACCCTGATCCTCAGGAGTTGCGCGTGTGA
- a CDS encoding nuclear transport factor 2 family protein has product MPNVKVLIGFLCLFSGYVAAAPAEKDVAQAVDQLTQAMLHLDLKQLHALTSDTLTYGHSSGKVQNKAQFIADLETHTSAFKTLEMQNQTITLNGDTALVRNHFHALALNSGVEVPTDIDNFQVWQKQHGKWLLIGRQAYKY; this is encoded by the coding sequence ATGCCCAACGTCAAAGTGTTGATCGGTTTTCTGTGCCTGTTCAGCGGCTATGTGGCTGCCGCTCCCGCGGAAAAGGACGTGGCCCAAGCGGTCGATCAACTGACCCAGGCCATGCTGCACCTGGACCTCAAGCAACTGCATGCGTTGACCTCCGACACGCTCACCTACGGCCACTCCAGCGGCAAGGTGCAGAACAAGGCGCAGTTCATCGCCGACCTGGAAACCCACACCAGCGCCTTCAAGACCCTGGAAATGCAGAACCAGACCATCACCCTGAACGGCGACACCGCTCTGGTGCGCAACCACTTTCACGCCCTGGCGCTGAACAGCGGCGTGGAAGTGCCGACCGACATCGACAACTTCCAGGTCTGGCAGAAGCAGCATGGCAAATGGCTGCTGATCGGGCGCCAAGCCTACAAATACTGA
- a CDS encoding PaaI family thioesterase, with product MQAASLQDMTAPEGICYGCGASNPHGLHIKSRWDADGIHLIAEHLPDAQFSGWPDLVYGGLIAMLVDCHSNWTAMAYHYRAEQREPGSLPRIDCVTGNLGIKFIKPTPMGVTLTLRARVEGDVGRKSRVVCEVYAGSVLTAIGDSLFVRVDTGQLAATAHGREG from the coding sequence ATGCAGGCTGCTTCTCTCCAGGACATGACCGCCCCCGAAGGTATCTGCTACGGCTGCGGCGCCAGCAACCCCCACGGCCTGCACATCAAGAGCCGCTGGGACGCCGACGGCATCCACCTGATCGCCGAACACCTGCCCGACGCCCAGTTCAGCGGCTGGCCGGACCTGGTCTACGGCGGCCTGATCGCCATGTTGGTGGATTGCCACTCCAACTGGACCGCCATGGCCTACCACTACCGCGCCGAGCAGCGCGAACCCGGCAGTCTGCCACGCATCGACTGCGTCACTGGCAACCTGGGCATCAAGTTCATCAAGCCGACGCCCATGGGCGTGACATTGACCTTGCGCGCGCGGGTCGAGGGCGATGTGGGACGCAAAAGCCGCGTGGTCTGCGAGGTGTACGCAGGCAGCGTGCTGACGGCCATTGGCGACTCGCTGTTCGTGCGCGTCGACACCGGCCAATTGGCCGCCACCGCCCATGGCCGCGAGGGTTGA
- the ampC gene encoding class C beta-lactamase — MPQHALSGVLNFTGLVLFLGAGQCLAANDLHAVVDASVKPLMQQQSIPGLVIGVVQNGKTQYFNYGVTDQDTRQPANENTLFELGSVSKTFTATLAGYAVATGKLNLSAPASQYLPALQGSAFERISVLQLGTYSAGGLPLQFPAEADNTQRMISYFQHWKPAFAPGGQRLYSNPSLGLFGYLTAQSLKQPFDQAMENTLLPKLGLQHTFISVPKGQMGLYAQGYGKDGKPVRVSPGAMDSEAYGLKSSASDLLQYVQANLDPTRLEQPLQQAITLTHTGYYTVGGMTQGLGWEMYPYPIARDALVNGNSTQMAMEPHPVNWLTPAQPAHGDMLVNKTGSTRGFGAYVAYVPSKGLGMVILANKNYPNEERVKLAHLILGAMDK; from the coding sequence ATGCCCCAACATGCCTTGTCTGGAGTGCTGAATTTTACTGGTCTTGTGCTATTTCTCGGCGCTGGCCAGTGCCTGGCGGCGAACGACCTGCACGCCGTGGTAGACGCCAGTGTCAAACCGTTGATGCAACAACAGTCTATTCCCGGCCTTGTCATCGGGGTCGTGCAGAACGGCAAGACACAATACTTTAACTACGGCGTCACCGACCAAGACACTCGCCAGCCTGCCAACGAAAACACCCTGTTTGAACTAGGCTCGGTGAGCAAGACCTTTACCGCCACCCTCGCCGGCTACGCGGTTGCCACTGGCAAGCTGAACCTGTCGGCGCCGGCCAGCCAGTACCTGCCAGCGCTGCAGGGCAGCGCGTTCGAGCGCATCAGCGTGCTCCAGCTCGGCACCTACAGCGCGGGCGGTTTGCCCCTGCAATTCCCTGCGGAAGCCGACAATACCCAGCGCATGATCAGTTACTTCCAGCACTGGAAGCCCGCATTTGCCCCCGGGGGCCAGCGCTTGTACTCCAACCCGAGCCTGGGCCTGTTCGGCTACTTGACAGCTCAAAGCCTAAAGCAACCCTTTGACCAGGCGATGGAGAACACCCTGCTGCCAAAACTGGGGCTCCAGCACACGTTCATCAGCGTGCCCAAAGGCCAGATGGGCCTGTACGCCCAGGGCTATGGCAAGGACGGCAAACCGGTGCGCGTCAGCCCTGGCGCCATGGACAGCGAAGCCTACGGCCTCAAGAGCAGCGCCTCAGACCTGCTGCAATATGTTCAAGCCAACCTCGACCCGACACGCCTGGAGCAGCCGTTGCAACAGGCCATCACCCTCACTCATACCGGTTACTACACCGTCGGGGGCATGACCCAAGGCCTGGGCTGGGAAATGTACCCCTACCCCATCGCTCGGGATGCGCTGGTCAATGGCAATTCGACACAAATGGCCATGGAGCCGCACCCGGTCAACTGGCTGACACCTGCACAACCCGCCCATGGAGACATGCTGGTCAACAAGACCGGCTCCACCCGAGGATTTGGCGCCTATGTGGCGTACGTGCCGAGCAAGGGATTGGGCATGGTGATTCTGGCGAACAAAAACTACCCGAATGAAGAACGGGTGAAGCTCGCTCACCTCATCCTGGGGGCGATGGACAAATAG
- a CDS encoding DUF2252 family protein has protein sequence MKSPRPSARMPHLTQLRNLKMARSAHAYVRGSTVQFYEWLHSLPGRRLPHGPAIWICGDCHAGNLGPTGDNKGRIDMHIRDLDQTVIGNPAHDLVRLALSLATAARGSDLPGVTTARMLEEMMVGYAQAFKDKPDETPPRPSQVKAGMRSAVERTWKSLARERIDSARPTIPLGKHFWSLSRAEKSALEDVCASDEIHQLVTSLKGRPKDAKVQLLDSAYWVKGCSSLGLLRYAVLLGVGDKEDEEYCLIDIKEAVGAAAPRAARAKMPRDNGRRVVEGARQLSPGLGERMVATRFLDHGFFIRELLPQDMKLELDELSEIDAMHAAGYLARVVGIAHARQMDRDTRKDWMAVLQENRSKQLDAPSWLWTSVVQLVGSHEQGYLNHCRRYALEH, from the coding sequence ATGAAAAGCCCGCGCCCCTCCGCCCGCATGCCCCACCTCACGCAACTGCGTAACCTGAAAATGGCCCGCTCTGCCCACGCCTACGTGCGTGGCAGCACCGTGCAGTTTTATGAATGGCTGCACAGCCTGCCCGGTCGGCGCTTGCCCCACGGCCCGGCGATCTGGATCTGCGGCGATTGCCACGCCGGCAACCTGGGCCCGACCGGCGACAACAAGGGCCGCATCGACATGCATATCCGCGACCTTGACCAGACCGTGATCGGCAACCCGGCCCACGACCTGGTGCGCCTGGCCTTGTCCCTGGCCACCGCCGCACGGGGCTCGGATTTACCCGGCGTGACCACCGCGCGCATGCTCGAAGAAATGATGGTGGGCTACGCCCAGGCGTTCAAGGACAAGCCCGACGAAACACCGCCACGCCCGTCCCAGGTCAAGGCTGGCATGCGCAGCGCCGTGGAGCGCACGTGGAAAAGCCTGGCGCGTGAGCGTATCGACAGTGCGCGGCCGACCATTCCGTTGGGCAAGCACTTCTGGTCGTTGTCGCGGGCGGAAAAGAGCGCGCTGGAAGACGTCTGCGCCTCGGACGAAATCCACCAACTGGTCACGTCCCTCAAGGGCCGGCCCAAGGATGCCAAGGTGCAACTGCTGGACTCGGCGTACTGGGTCAAGGGGTGCAGTTCCCTGGGCTTGCTGCGCTATGCCGTGTTGCTGGGGGTGGGCGACAAGGAGGACGAAGAATATTGCCTGATCGATATCAAGGAGGCCGTCGGCGCCGCCGCGCCGCGAGCCGCCCGCGCAAAAATGCCCCGGGACAACGGCCGGCGCGTGGTGGAGGGCGCGCGCCAGTTGTCACCCGGCCTGGGTGAACGCATGGTGGCGACGCGGTTTCTCGACCACGGCTTTTTCATCCGCGAACTGTTGCCCCAGGACATGAAGCTGGAACTGGATGAACTGAGCGAGATTGACGCGATGCACGCTGCCGGCTACCTGGCCCGCGTGGTGGGGATCGCCCATGCGCGGCAGATGGACCGGGACACACGCAAGGACTGGATGGCCGTGCTACAGGAGAATCGCTCCAAGCAATTGGACGCGCCGTCCTGGCTGTGGACCAGCGTGGTGCAACTGGTGGGCAGCCATGAGCAGGGCTACCTCAACCATTGCCGCCGGTATGCGTTGGAACACTAA
- a CDS encoding CPBP family intramembrane glutamic endopeptidase, translating into MITEGMWVLVDYASHLTPGLLLFGLWFALTPKTLPAMRILILLAAFVLMRDVMTPLGMWALGSEVQIAFSANAFVLAMLGWLSVLLIMLLARTAPDLWRLIRWTLGRPGIGLACGLLVGCLIGVPLRIYQGIDASAIHGYWVWLPGMVVLAFGANALEEVLFRGFLQGYLEQHVTLLRAALISGVAFAACHAFLALSVTQLGWPVLLFTLIEGLACALVRMRYGVLPAAVAHGTAILLIAVPYIP; encoded by the coding sequence GTGATCACCGAAGGCATGTGGGTGCTGGTCGACTACGCCAGCCACCTGACCCCCGGCCTGCTGCTGTTCGGCCTGTGGTTTGCGCTGACGCCCAAGACGCTGCCGGCCATGCGCATCCTGATCCTGCTGGCCGCGTTCGTGCTGATGCGCGACGTGATGACACCGTTGGGCATGTGGGCATTGGGCAGCGAGGTGCAGATCGCCTTCAGCGCCAATGCCTTTGTGCTGGCGATGCTGGGCTGGCTGTCGGTGCTGCTGATCATGCTGCTGGCCCGCACCGCGCCGGACCTGTGGCGGTTGATCCGCTGGACCCTCGGCCGCCCTGGCATTGGCTTGGCGTGCGGGCTGCTGGTGGGGTGCTTGATCGGCGTGCCGCTGCGGATTTATCAAGGCATCGACGCGTCGGCTATCCATGGTTATTGGGTGTGGTTGCCGGGCATGGTGGTGTTGGCGTTTGGCGCCAACGCACTGGAGGAAGTGTTGTTCCGTGGGTTTTTGCAGGGCTATCTGGAACAACACGTCACGCTGCTGCGCGCGGCGTTGATCAGTGGCGTGGCGTTTGCGGCGTGCCATGCGTTCCTGGCGTTGAGCGTGACGCAACTGGGTTGGCCGGTGTTGCTGTTTACCTTGATCGAAGGCTTGGCGTGCGCGTTGGTGCGCATGCGCTATGGCGTGTTGCCAGCGGCGGTGGCCCATGGCACGGCGATCTTGCTGATTGCGGTGCCCTACATCCCCTGA
- a CDS encoding YceI family protein: protein MNLRLFPIVLLALVLGGFSSARAVEYRDVNRAASQISFTFQQFGQRVYGTFGEFEGTLAFDTQHPEAAHARLTIQLASIDAGSADANDQLQRPSWFDTTAYPQGVYQSSGATALGDNRFKINGNLTLKGITRPVMVDVVLKEQGGIGVFDGEFILKRADFKIGEGEWAGNSVVSNDIHIKFKMVAPQR from the coding sequence ATGAACCTTCGACTTTTCCCAATCGTGTTGCTGGCGCTGGTCCTGGGTGGGTTTTCCAGTGCCCGGGCCGTGGAGTATCGAGACGTCAACCGCGCGGCCAGCCAGATCAGCTTCACCTTCCAGCAGTTCGGCCAGCGGGTCTACGGCACGTTCGGCGAGTTTGAAGGCACGCTGGCGTTTGACACGCAGCACCCCGAGGCGGCCCATGCGCGGCTCACGATCCAGCTTGCCAGCATCGATGCCGGCAGCGCTGATGCCAATGATCAATTGCAGCGGCCGTCCTGGTTCGATACGACGGCATACCCGCAGGGCGTCTACCAATCCAGCGGCGCCACGGCGCTGGGGGATAATCGCTTCAAGATCAACGGCAACCTGACCCTCAAAGGCATCACGCGCCCGGTGATGGTGGATGTGGTGCTCAAGGAGCAGGGCGGCATCGGTGTGTTTGACGGTGAGTTCATCCTCAAGCGCGCCGATTTCAAGATCGGCGAGGGCGAGTGGGCCGGCAACAGCGTGGTGTCCAATGACATCCACATCAAGTTCAAGATGGTCGCGCCGCAGCGCTAG
- a CDS encoding LysR family transcriptional regulator encodes MLRSHLPLNALRAFEASARHLSFTRAAIELCVTQAAVSHQVKSLEAQLNVTLFKRLPRGLMLTSEGETLLPVVRESFDRIAQTLSQFEGGHYREVLTLGAVGTFTVGWLLPRLADFHARYPFIDLRLSTHNNRVDVAAEGLDYAIRFGAGAWHGTDACQLLEAPLTVLCVPHLAEQLRTPADLLKHTLLRSYRSDEWSLWFQAAGLPADTLVPRSIVFDSSLAMMESALQGLGVALAPALMFSRQLQSDAVRQPFDVGISTGSYWLTRLQSRAETPAMAAFKGWLMAATGAS; translated from the coding sequence ATGCTTCGTTCCCATCTTCCCCTAAACGCCCTGCGTGCATTCGAGGCCTCGGCCCGGCATCTGAGCTTCACGCGTGCCGCCATCGAGTTGTGCGTCACCCAGGCCGCGGTCAGCCATCAGGTGAAAAGCCTGGAGGCACAACTCAATGTCACGTTGTTCAAGCGCCTGCCACGGGGCCTGATGCTGACCAGTGAAGGCGAAACCCTGTTGCCGGTGGTGCGTGAATCTTTTGATCGCATTGCCCAGACCCTCAGCCAGTTCGAAGGCGGGCACTACCGTGAAGTGCTCACCTTGGGTGCAGTCGGCACCTTCACCGTCGGCTGGCTGCTGCCGCGCCTTGCGGACTTCCACGCGCGTTATCCGTTTATCGACCTGCGTCTTTCCACCCACAACAACCGTGTCGATGTGGCCGCCGAAGGCCTGGATTACGCGATCCGCTTCGGCGCCGGCGCCTGGCACGGCACCGATGCCTGCCAACTGTTGGAAGCGCCGTTGACCGTACTGTGTGTGCCGCACCTTGCCGAGCAACTGCGCACGCCCGCCGACCTGCTCAAGCACACCTTGCTGCGCTCCTACCGGAGCGATGAATGGAGCCTGTGGTTCCAGGCGGCCGGGTTGCCTGCCGACACCCTGGTGCCGCGCAGTATCGTGTTCGACTCGTCCCTGGCAATGATGGAGTCGGCATTGCAGGGCCTGGGTGTGGCCTTGGCGCCAGCGCTGATGTTTTCGCGCCAGCTGCAAAGCGATGCTGTCCGCCAGCCATTCGATGTGGGCATCAGCACCGGCAGTTATTGGCTGACCCGCTTGCAGTCACGGGCCGAGACACCGGCGATGGCGGCGTTCAAGGGGTGGCTGATGGCGGCCACCGGGGCGTCCTGA
- a CDS encoding PLP-dependent aminotransferase family protein: MPRARYKSLVDTFAAAIRNGDMPPGTRLPTHRQLAAEHGLALVTASRVYAELEAMGLVSGETGRGTFVREIALPPGQGSGQMTVATGMLDLNFNYPSLPGQADLLRTALRQLALSGDLEALLRYQPHAGRIHERAVVARHLLSRGLAVEAEQVLVVSGAQHGLAVTMMALLKPGDVIAVDALTYSGFKVLAETLHLEIVAIPVTPAGPDLHHLQQLCRKRPVRAVYSMPTLHNPLGWVMSLEQREQLVTIAREHNLMVIEDAAYAFLAENPPPPLATLAPERTVYVGGLSKSVATGLRVGFVAAPAEWVKVLERTIMATTWNVPGVMSAIAVGWIEDGTVAQLEAQKRADAQARQALAARVLTGLNYISHPSSYFLWLPLAEEARADQVAMTLQRDNISVSTAEPFAVSAQVPHALRLALGSVAMPALREALVKVRKVVAW, from the coding sequence ATGCCGCGCGCCCGCTACAAGTCGCTGGTCGATACCTTTGCCGCTGCCATCCGCAATGGCGACATGCCGCCCGGCACGCGCCTGCCGACCCATCGGCAATTGGCCGCCGAGCATGGCTTGGCGCTAGTCACCGCCAGCCGCGTGTACGCCGAGCTTGAGGCGATGGGCCTGGTCAGCGGTGAAACCGGGCGTGGCACCTTTGTGCGTGAGATCGCGTTGCCGCCGGGGCAGGGCAGCGGGCAGATGACCGTCGCGACGGGCATGCTGGACCTGAATTTCAACTACCCGTCACTGCCGGGCCAGGCGGATCTGTTGCGCACGGCCCTGCGCCAGTTGGCATTGTCCGGCGACCTTGAGGCGTTGTTGCGGTATCAGCCCCACGCCGGCCGCATCCATGAGCGCGCGGTGGTGGCCCGTCACCTGTTGAGCCGAGGGCTGGCGGTGGAGGCCGAGCAGGTGCTGGTGGTCAGCGGCGCACAGCATGGGTTGGCGGTGACGATGATGGCGCTGCTCAAGCCGGGGGATGTGATCGCCGTCGATGCGCTGACCTATTCGGGCTTCAAGGTGCTGGCCGAGACCCTACACCTGGAAATCGTCGCGATCCCGGTGACGCCTGCCGGCCCGGACCTGCACCACTTGCAGCAGCTGTGCCGCAAGCGCCCGGTGCGCGCGGTGTACAGCATGCCGACCCTGCATAACCCGCTGGGCTGGGTCATGAGCCTGGAGCAGCGCGAGCAATTGGTGACCATTGCCCGTGAGCACAATCTGATGGTTATCGAGGATGCGGCCTACGCGTTCTTGGCCGAAAACCCACCGCCGCCCCTGGCGACCTTGGCGCCGGAGCGCACGGTGTACGTAGGCGGGCTGTCGAAAAGCGTCGCGACGGGACTGCGGGTCGGGTTTGTCGCGGCGCCTGCCGAGTGGGTGAAGGTGTTGGAGCGCACGATCATGGCCACCACCTGGAACGTACCGGGGGTGATGAGCGCGATTGCCGTGGGCTGGATCGAAGACGGTACCGTCGCCCAGTTGGAAGCGCAAAAGCGCGCGGATGCCCAGGCGCGCCAGGCGCTGGCAGCGCGGGTGTTGACGGGCCTGAATTACATCAGTCACCCGTCATCGTATTTCCTGTGGCTGCCGTTGGCGGAGGAGGCGCGTGCCGATCAGGTCGCCATGACCTTGCAGCGCGACAATATTTCCGTATCCACCGCCGAGCCGTTTGCGGTGTCGGCCCAGGTGCCCCACGCGTTGCGCCTGGCATTGGGCTCGGTGGCCATGCCGGCGCTGCGTGAAGCGCTGGTGAAGGTGCGCAAGGTGGTGGCGTGGTAA
- a CDS encoding polyprenyl synthetase family protein — translation MNTSFPGIDPMRYASAQAQWIEPFAYQAHVRGKQVRTELAWALSALYRLPAHQAQVLCNAVERMNVASLIHDDLLDGDCLRRGVPAVWKRYGASVALVSGMYGYLEGLRALTELNDLGVLRAGLKCLESLHIGQYLDTQISEGAVLPSLEEYGFVAQANTGCFFVFLLDACQRLRPLDDGVHAGLEALLYELGVYYRYVNDYCDINHIPHFAKKGFATDLEGGPKSFLMILANQSLVKGVRTAEQKNAIIRAWGKAGVFDAALALMEGTYRHILQRLDTLRQLDCGINSQGLEGFVCDVHFQPGADDNYYERMLA, via the coding sequence ATGAACACCTCCTTTCCCGGCATTGACCCGATGCGGTATGCCAGTGCCCAGGCCCAATGGATCGAACCGTTTGCCTATCAAGCACACGTACGTGGCAAACAGGTTCGAACGGAGCTCGCTTGGGCGCTATCGGCGCTCTACCGTCTGCCCGCACACCAGGCTCAGGTGCTGTGCAATGCCGTGGAGCGCATGAATGTTGCGTCGCTGATCCATGACGACCTGCTGGACGGCGATTGTCTGCGTCGTGGTGTCCCGGCGGTATGGAAGCGCTACGGCGCCTCTGTGGCGTTGGTTTCAGGCATGTACGGTTATCTCGAGGGGCTGCGCGCTCTTACCGAATTGAATGACCTGGGTGTGTTGCGTGCCGGTTTGAAATGCCTGGAGTCCTTGCACATCGGTCAGTACCTCGATACGCAGATCAGCGAGGGTGCTGTGTTGCCCAGCCTGGAAGAATACGGGTTTGTCGCGCAGGCCAATACAGGCTGCTTTTTTGTTTTTTTACTCGACGCCTGCCAGCGTTTGCGACCGTTGGATGACGGGGTGCACGCTGGACTTGAAGCGCTGTTGTACGAGTTGGGTGTTTATTATCGCTACGTGAACGATTACTGCGATATCAACCACATTCCGCATTTCGCAAAAAAGGGCTTTGCGACAGACCTGGAAGGCGGCCCCAAGTCGTTTCTGATGATTCTCGCCAATCAATCCCTGGTTAAAGGCGTGCGAACGGCCGAGCAAAAAAACGCAATCATTCGAGCGTGGGGCAAGGCCGGCGTTTTTGACGCAGCGTTGGCCTTGATGGAGGGCACCTACCGACACATCCTTCAACGCCTGGACACGCTCCGTCAGCTTGACTGCGGGATCAACAGCCAGGGGCTTGAAGGGTTTGTGTGTGATGTCCATTTCCAGCCTGGCGCCGATGACAACTACTACGAACGGATGCTCGCGTAA
- a CDS encoding DMT family transporter: MERTSSLNPLDSSTQGWINGFIGVVIFSGSLPATRLAVMEFDPVFLTMIRAAIAAVLGLLLLALFKEQRPARNQWLPLVIVALGVVIGFPLLTALALQYVTSAHSIVFIGLLPLATAVFGVLRGGERPRPVFWLFSVLGSVLVMGYAFAQGLSAAPAGDVLMVLAVLVCGLGYAEGATLSRSLGGWQVICWALVVSLPVVLPLSLILAPASLRGISLPAWLSLGYVALFSMLIGFVFWYRGLAQGGIAAVGQLQLLQPFFGLALAAGLLHEQVSLGMLLVTVAVIGCVAGAKKFAR, translated from the coding sequence ATGGAACGCACGTCTTCCCTCAACCCCCTGGACAGCAGCACCCAGGGCTGGATCAATGGCTTTATCGGCGTGGTGATCTTCAGCGGTTCATTGCCGGCCACGCGGCTGGCAGTGATGGAGTTCGACCCGGTGTTCCTGACGATGATCCGCGCCGCCATTGCCGCCGTACTCGGGCTGCTGCTGTTGGCGCTGTTCAAGGAGCAACGCCCCGCGCGCAACCAGTGGCTGCCCTTGGTGATCGTCGCGCTGGGCGTGGTCATCGGCTTCCCCTTGCTCACCGCACTGGCGCTGCAATACGTGACCTCCGCCCACTCCATCGTGTTTATCGGCTTGCTGCCGCTGGCTACGGCGGTGTTCGGCGTGCTGCGTGGCGGCGAGCGCCCGCGCCCGGTGTTCTGGCTGTTTTCGGTCCTGGGCAGCGTGCTGGTGATGGGCTACGCGTTTGCCCAAGGCTTGAGCGCCGCGCCGGCGGGTGATGTGCTGATGGTGTTGGCGGTGCTGGTGTGCGGCCTCGGGTATGCCGAAGGCGCCACGTTGTCGCGCAGCCTCGGCGGCTGGCAGGTGATCTGCTGGGCGCTGGTGGTGTCGCTGCCGGTGGTGCTGCCGTTGAGCCTGATCCTCGCACCCGCGAGTTTGCGCGGCATCAGCCTGCCCGCGTGGCTGAGCCTGGGCTATGTGGCGCTGTTCAGCATGCTGATCGGCTTTGTGTTCTGGTATCGCGGTTTGGCCCAGGGCGGTATCGCGGCGGTTGGCCAGTTGCAATTGCTGCAACCGTTCTTCGGCCTGGCGCTGGCGGCTGGCTTGCTGCACGAGCAGGTCAGCCTGGGCATGCTGCTGGTCACCGTCGCAGTCATCGGTTGCGTGGCCGGCGCGAAGAAATTCGCCCGCTAG